TCTTATCATAAATATTCCCCACTACAACTAGTAAATGGTCAAGAACCAAATATCTCTCACTTGAAATTTTTTGGGTGCAGTTTATGTTCTAATATCCCCTCCCCAACGAACAAAAATGGGACCCCAAAGAAGATTAGGGGTATGTATTGGATTTGATTCTCCCTCGATTATTAAATATTTGGAGCCCATGATTGGTGATTTATTCACGGCAAGATTTGCCGATTGTCAATTTGATGAGATAGTTTTTCCTACATTAGGGGGAGATAAGACAAAATTCGAAAAAGAAAAGCAAGAAATTTTGTGGAATGCAGTATCCCTGTCTCATTATGATCCTCGTACAAATCAATTTGAACTTGAAGTTCAAAAGATTATCCACCTACAAGAAGTCGCAAATAGATTGCCTGATGCTTTTACTGATGTCAAGAATGTGACAAATTCACATATACCAGCTGTTAATGTTTCTTGTAAGATTAAACTTCctgaaaaaaaataataaaatcatgCTAGCAAATGAGTCTAAAGCACGCCAGAAGCGTGGTAGACCAATTGGATCCAAGGATAAAACTCCAAGAAAAACAAGGAAACTTGATAAGGAAGTTGGACAATCAAATGGCATCATAGAATTGATCACTGAAAAGACGTCTTCCAAGAATGATTAAACACCTGAAATTGTTGACAAtgaagagatctcgataaattaTGTCATTTCAGGAAAGAGGTGGAACAGAAAAGAAATTGTCATGGATGATATATTTGCATATGCAGCTGCACTTCACATTTCTGAGGAAATCGGGGATCATGAGCCTAGATCGATCTATGAATGTAAAAGAAGAAATGATTGGCCAAAGTGGAAAGAAGCTATTGAAGCAGAATTAAAATCACTTGAAAAATGCCAAGTTTTTGGACCTATTGTCCAAACACCTGCAGGTATAAAACCCGTTGGATATAGATGAGTATTTGTGCGTAAAAGAAATGAGAAAAATGAAGTTGTAAGATATAAGGCACGTCTTGTTGCACAAGGCTTCTCGCAGAGACCGGGAATTGATTACGAAGAGACTTATTCCCCGGTAATGGATTCAACAACATTCAGATTTTTACTCAGTTTATCAATTTTGGAAGGGCTCCGAATGAATTTAATGGATGTTGTGACTGCCTATTTATATGGATCGCTTGATAATGATATATTTATGAAAATTTCTGAAGGATTTAAAATTCCTGAATCATGTAATCTAAAACCCCGAGAATTATACTCAATCAAGTTGATTAGATCCTTGTATGGGTTAAAGCAATCTGGTCGAATGTGATATAATCGTCTCAGTGAGTACCTCCTAAAAGAAGGATATGTTAATAATGTCATTTGTCCATGCGTCTTTATTAAAAGGACAAAAGGAGGATTCACAATTATCGCagtttatgttgatgatttaAATATCATTGGAACTCCTGCCGAACTTGATGAGACGGTTGCATACTTAaagaaagaatttgaaatgaaggacttGGGCAAAACAAAACTTTATCTTGGTTTTCAAGTTGAACACTTATCAAAAGGAATCTTTGTCCATTAGTCTGCATATATTGATAAGGTCCTTAAAAGATTTATTATGGATAAAGCATATCCTGTCAGTACACCCATGGTTGTGcgatcacttgaaaagaaaaaaGATCCATTCCGCCCAAGAGAAAAAGGAGAAGAACTACTTGGCCCTGAAGTACCATATCTTAGTGTCATTGGTGCGCTAATGTATCTTGCCAATTGTACACGTCCTGATATCGCATTTTCAGTTAATTTGTTGGCAAGACATAGTTCTGATCCAACTCGAAGACATTGGACCGGTCTGAAACAGATATTTAGATATTTTCGAGGAACAATGGATATGGGTTTGTTTTATTCTAAAGACTCAAAAATGGAATTAGTTGGTTATGCAGATGCAGGATATCGGTCCGATCCCCCATAAAGGTAGATCTCAAACAGGTTACGTATTCACATATGGTGATACCGCAATATCTTGACGGTCTACAAAGCAGACTCTAGCAGCAACTTCTTCGAATAATGCTGAATTATTGGCACTACATGAAGCTAGCCGAGAATGCGTATGGTTAAGGTCTTTGGTCCATCATATTCGAGAATCACGTGGTCTCTTAGTCAATAAAGGAAGTCCTACTGTTTTATTTGAAGATAATGAAGCATGCATCACTCAGACTCGAGAAGGTTACATTAAAGGTgataggacaaagcacattgatccaaagttcttctttacCCATGAACTTCAACAAATGGGTGAAATTAATGTTTGTCAGATTTGATCATGTGAAAATTCAGCAGACTTGTTCACAAAAGCACTTCCTACATCTTCCTTCGAGAAGTTGGTACACAAGATTGGGATGCGTAAATTTCGAGATCTATGTTGATTTTCATAGTCATGTTTAAATGAGGGGAAGATATAATGTCCTCTTTATTACTCGTTTAACACATGTACTCTTTTTTCCTTCATTAGGGTTTTTCCCATAGGGTTTTTCCTAgtaaggttttaacgaggcatgATGTTTTTATGAGTCATCTAGGGGGAGTGTTATGTAATTAGTAGATGACTTTTGGTCTTTCATATGCCTACATTAATTAGAGACTTTTGGCTCTCCATTTTCTTGTAACATTCATCCCACTAACCTATATAAGGCTTGCTTGTATCATGATTATGTACACAAGAATAAGATATTCTCTTTTCTTATTAGTTAGTTCTCTCTCAAAGTCTCTTATATATGTCtcttatatattatattatatataacaaAGATAACAATGTAAATAGAAATTAAATTATTAAAGTTCAAGTCACCCCTGTTAAATGGTCAAGCAACAAAAAAACTAAAATACCCTCAAAAATTAAATGGCGTTAGAAATAATTAACGGagtaacataattttgtaattatttttgatatccAGTATTGCATGTGAAAGTTTTTGAATATCAATGTTTCAAGTGGTTAGACAGTCAAAATAGCATTTTACTCCCTTTTTTTGACAAAAGTTCGTTTTTGACAAAAGTTTGTCAGAAAACTTCAACATACAAGAAATGGAGAAAAAACTTAAAATTCTGATTATTCAAGAATGAAAATATATTATTACATAGCTATGTTGTTTATAAAGGAATacataattattaaataaataaaaccaaaTCTTATTCAATATATGTAAATAAAAGAAGTGTGAAATTGCTTTGAGCATGATCTTGCAATGTTGCAAAGCTATTAGATTACACATGTTTAGAATTTCATTAAACCTATCGGTTTCGATTTGAATTATTTTtgtattaaattaaattttaattataatattatatattacgACTTCATAATTTCGGGTCtcatttaaatatatatataatttgtatGAATGTCGATATGGATGGGACAATATTAATTCGAGTTAACTCTCATAAAAATTAgacattttcaaaattttctagatatttttaaatttttatttgaatCAATAAATATGTTTACAACCATTTTTGAATTATTGTCGTTAAGTAAGTTCGTCAAACTAATACCTTATTATATTTTATGTATTTTATTATGTAAGTCTTCGTTTTATTTTAATTTGTACATGTACCATGAATTATGATCCATTAAAACAATAATTGTACATTAAAGCTAAATCACCCCGTTAAGAAGGTTATCAAATctaaaatattaacatttttattgtacaataatataaaatttaatttaagCATTAGTACCTATAATATACATAACTTTTTAGAGATGTAAagtatataaatattta
This genomic interval from Apium graveolens cultivar Ventura chromosome 8, ASM990537v1, whole genome shotgun sequence contains the following:
- the LOC141680257 gene encoding secreted RxLR effector protein 161-like; translation: MDKAYPVSTPMVVRSLEKKKDPFRPREKGEELLGPEVPYLSVIGALMYLANCTRPDIAFSVNLLARHSSDPTRRHWTGLKQIFRYFRGTMDMGLFYSKDSKMELVGYADAGYRSDPP